The nucleotide sequence CGGTGCGGGTGGTTCAGGGGTGACGGGGCAGGACGTGAGTGGAACCGGCGGCACTGGCACTGGCGGACAGCAGGACGTGCGTGGAACCGGCGGCACAGGCACCGGCGGACAGCAGGACGTGCGTGGAACCGGCGGCACAGGCACCGGCGGACAGCAGGACGTGCGTGGAGCCGGCACGAGCATCGGCAACACTGGCACGGGTGGCACCGGCACGAGCATCGGCAACACTGGCACGGGTGGCGCCGGAACGACGGGCTCGCAAGACGGCAGCGGAGCGCCCCCTGAGAACGCCGTCCCCGCGGAACAGCAGAACCTCGGCGACACAGGCGCGACCGGCGCTCAGGCGGCACCCCAGCAGGGAACCCCCACGGGCCAGAGCGGCACAGGCACGACCAGCGCAGTCCCCTCCCCTGCCCCCGCGACGCCGGCCTTCATTGGCGGCTCCGAGCCCATCGGCCGCTCGGAACCCATTGGCCGCTCGGAACCCATCGGCCGCTCCGAGCCCATTGGCACACCGCCCACCGTAGCGCCCGTGAACAACCCGATGGGCACTGGCGGCGCAGGAACGCAGAACACGACTCAGCCGACGCCCACGCAGCAGATGGAACAACTGCGTGAGCGGATGAAGCAGCTCGAAGCCCAGCTCAACGAGCGCGACGCCGACCTCACCGTGCGGAACCAGGCCGTCCAGCTCCAGGTGGACACCTACGGTGACCGCGCGGTCGACGTGGAGCAGGCGCGACAGGACCGGCTGGCCCAGATTCAGACCGCCAGTCAGTGGATGCTCGCGGCGGACACGGCGCTGGAACAGGGTGAGCTGGACGTCGTCAATGCGCTCGATACCGCCGACAACGCCTTCGTCGACTTGCGTGACAGCGCGGAGGAGGACGGCCAGGGCACTGTCGTCGTCCACGCGGAGCGCCTGCGTGCGCTGCTCAATCTCGCCCGGAACTTCGTCAACAACCGCGACGGCTACAATGCCCGGCTCGCCCTCCAGGAGGCAGGTGTCCAGCTGAACATCCTCCGCGCCGCCAACCTCGAGCGGCAGGCCACCGGCAACGTCCTGCTCAATCCGTGAACGACGGCGTCGCCCCCACAGGGGGGCTCTGCGGACGGGCGATGAGGTAGCCCTGCACGAAGTCCACCCCGTGCGCGCGGACCCAGCGCAGCTCCTCGTGCGTCTCGATGCCCTCCGCCACCGTGCGGATGCCCAGCGTCCGCGCAATCTCCAGGAGCTTCCCTACGATGGAGCCCTTGTACGGGTCCAGGTGGACGTCACGCACCAGCTCCATGTCCAGCTTGATGATGTCGGGACGCAGCCGGTGGATGAGGTTCAGTGACGAGAAGCCCGCGCCCAGGTCGTCCAGCGCCACCTGGAAACCCGACTTGCGATAGAAGTCCACGATGCCGCGCAGATGCTCCGCGTCCGCCGTCTGGTCCGTCTCGATGATTTCGAACACCACCCGCTCCGGCGGAATGCCCGCCGCGTGGATGGCCTCCACCGTGGAGCGAAGACAGAACGTGGCGTCGTAGATGGCCGTGGGCGTGAAGTTGATGAAGAGGTGCGTGTCCAGCCCGTGCCTCACCGCCTGCCGGATGGCCGTGGTACGCGCCGCCAGGTCCAGTTGGAACAGCAGGTCCGCCTCGCGCGCCGTCTGCATCATCCGTCCGGGCAGCACCAGCGTTCCGTCCGGCTCCAGGCCTCGCATCAACGCCTCGTGCGCGAAGATGCAGCGGGTGTCCCGCGCATGGACGATGGGCTGGAAGTGCGTGGTGAGCCGCTCCTCGGAGAGCAAATCCACCAGCCACCCCGCGCGCGTCCGCGTGACGAGCCGCTGGAGTGAGCCCACCCGGGGATAGTCACCCAGCCCGGGCTCCGCCGCCCCCGGCATGAACAGCGCCCGGGTGGCCCGCGCCTCCTCCTGCGTGAGCGCGGCCAACAGGTCCGATGCCAGAGACGACAGCGCCGCCTCCGGCACCCACACCTCGACGCACTGGGCTTCGGCGCGCACCTGGACCTCGTGCCGCGCCTCCCGGAGGTAGGACAGCAGCCGGCCCTGGCTGTGCCCCACCGGGCTCCACAGGAACAGACGCCCGGCGCCCTCCGCGATGGGAGGAAGCGTCTGGCACCTGCCGCAGGACCGCGTCGGGGTGTCGCTCATCCAGACAGCCTACTCCGTCGTCTCGCGGAAGATGAGCAGGCCTCGCGAGGAATCCGTCGCGTACACGAATCCGTCGCCCGGCACGTGCACCTTGCTCAGGCCTTCGAGGAACACGACGCCGTGGCCCGCATCCGTCTCCCGCCAGGTGTTGTAGTAACCCACCTGCTGGGGCGAGCCGGGGACGGACACGTCCACGATGCGCAGGCCATCCTGACCATAGGCCAGGTAGACCTTCGTCCCGGAGAACGCCACCGAGCGGATGGACACCTCCGGGCGCGTCCGGAACTCACCCGTCCGGGCCACCGTGGCCGGCGCGCTCACGTCCAGCACGCTCAGGTGCGCGCCCCAGTCCTCGCCCGCGTCGAATGCGTAGACGCGGTCTCCCACCATGCCGACCGCCGTGGCGGCCGACGTGCCGTTGGCGAAGCGGCCCAACAGCTTCGGGCTCGCCGGGGTGGTGACGTCCGAGACGGTCATTCCGAAGGACCAGTTGCTCACGTAGAGCCGGCCGCCCATCGCCGCGACGTGCAGGGGCACCTCCCCCGCCAGGGGCTCCGCGCCCTCGACGAAGTACCGCTTGAGCTGCTTCGGCTCCGCGGGCGTGGCGACGTCGTAGACGTACACCTCCGCGTTGGGCGCGGGCGACGCCGCGTACAGGACGTTTCCGTCCAGCGCGAGGGAGTTCACCTCCACCACGGACTCGGGCACGGAGCGCAGGCGGACAGGTATCGCCGGGTTGGTGATGTCGAACACGGCGATGCCGCTGCGGCGGCTGGCCACATAGAGCGTGTTCCCGTTCACCAGCGCGTCCGTGTAGTAGTCGTTGGACAGCTCGTACTGGCGGACCTGGCGCGGCTGCGAGGGGTCGCTCAGGTCGAAGGTGATGAGGCCCTTGGCCCCCGCCGTCACGTAGGCGTGGCCATGGGCCACCGCGACATTCGTGGCCGTGGCCTCGTTCAGCTTCACCTCGCCGACCAGCTCCACGCCGGACGCCTCTGCTTCACCCGCGCGGCGGCCCAGCCGGATGGCCTCGAAGGTGCCCTTCATGTCCGCGGTGCCATTGGCGCAACGCCGGAAGATGCCGGACATCTGCCCGGGCCCGGACGAGGAACACCCGGCGACGGCGAAGCGCATCGTCACGTTGTTGGCGCCCTGGAACTCGCTGGCCAGGAAGAACGACTCCGGGGTGCTCTGCCGCTCCGTGGCGGCGAGGCCCATCAGCATCTGGGTGTTGTTGCCCCCTCCCGACAACCTCATGGCGGCCGCGGCTCCGGAACCGTCGTTGAGGTTGATGTTGAGGTTCCAGATGCCCTCGGGCTGTACGGCGGAGAGGCTTGAAAGCTGGCAGGCCGACACATCGATGGCCTCGACCTGACACTCCGCCTTGGGAACGGACGGATTGTCATTGCCGCAAGCGGTGGCGAGCGCCAGGGTGCTGGTGAGTGCGAGGAGGCGTTTCATGCCCCCATGCATATCATCCGGCGCCAGCACCCGACGAAACAGCGCGCTCCCCCGGCCTCCGAGGGGGCGATGCCCACTGCCCGTCAAGTAAACGGAAAGAAATCGTCGGGGCGCTTGTATACCGGGACCGCTGGGAGGCAGCCTCCCCAGCAGGTGTAGTCTCGCCGGTACCCCACCCACAGAGGTGCCTTCAGTGAACCCCCGTCCCCTCGCCGCAGCCCTGCTCGTCGTGCTCTTCCCGGGGCTCGCGCTTGCCCAGTTCTACGTCGTGCCCCGAAGACCCGGGAAAACGGCGGTGAACAGCTACGAATTCGAGTGGCGACACACGGACATCCTCGTCGGACCGGGGGCCACGGGTCTGGCGGAACCTCCCGAGCGGACCGCGCACGAACAACCACCGGAGAGTCCAGGCGGCGCCAACCCGGGCGCGCCCACCCCCTCGCCGGACCAGGGCGACACGAAGGCGCCTCCCACCGGTCCGCCCTCGGAGTCCACGGGCGGCACGTCCGAGCCCCAGTCCCAGACGGGGCTGCCCGGCAGCACGCCGGTGGTGCTCGGGGGGGCGACCGACGCGGGCGTACCCCCTTTGACGACGGGTGAAGACGGGGGCGTCCCGGAGAGTGGCCTGGCGGCCGTCGACGGGGGAGCGGAGGACGGCGGTGCCCTGGCCGCGGCCGATGCGGGGACGACGGACAGCGGTGCCCTGGCCGCGGCCGATGCAGGGACGGCGGATGGCGGCACGCTCGCGGCCGGTGGTACCGACGGCGGCGAGCAGGACGCGGGCGCCACCTACCTGATGGCCAGCGACGCCGATGACGACGGCGGGACGGTGCTGGGCGGCGGCCAGTCGGTGTTCGCGGGCGCGGACGGCGGCTTCAACTACACCTACGCGAAGTCGCTGGGGGACAAGTCGGGCGGGGTGCGCTTCTACTTCTATGAGCGTGAGCGCATGGTGGCCGAGCGCGCCGCGCCGCTCATCGAGGAGGCCTACCGGTATCTGGTGGACCAGTTCAAGTACGTCCCCACCAAGACGTTCCCGTACATCCTCTACAGCAGCTACCAGGAGTTCCTGCAGACCAACCTCTTCGCCGTGTCCGAGGGCACGCTCGGCCTCACCAGCACCGGCGAGGACCTGAAGCTGACGCTGCCGTACCTGGGCGACCACCGCCTCTTCGAGGAGGTCAGCACCCACGAGCTGGCGCACCAGTTCACCATCCAGAAGGTCCGCACCGTGGCCGAGCAGGCCAAGATGTTCGGCGACCCGCTGCAGGCCATTCCGCTGTGGTTCATCGAAGGCCTCGCCGAGTTCTACGCCAAGCGCGGCATGGACCCGGAAGCGGAGATGTTGGTGCGGGACCTGCTGGTGAACCCGGACCTCTTCAAGGGCTACGCCTTCCTCGACTTCTTCTCCCCCGGGCCCTACGGCTACCTGTGGATCTACAAGGTGGGCCAGGTCCGCGTGTCCTTCCTCGAAGAGGAGTACGGCGCCGGTTTCATCCAGCGCGTGCTGGAGGAGTCGCCGCGGCTGTCGGGTGGCTCGCGCGATTCACCGTCGCTCAAGTTCGAGGAGCTGCTGGAGCGGCTCACCGGCGACAACCCCAAGCGCATCTCCGCGCGGTTCGAGAACTGGCTGAAGCGCCGGGCCTTCAAGACGTACCTGGCGTCCGAGCAGTCCGCGCCGGCGCTGGACCTGCTCGACAAGGCGCCCGGCTACACCACCGCCATGGCGTCTTCCCCGTCGGGCAACGTGCTGGGGCTGCGCACCATCGTCCCGGAGACGGGTGAGAGCCGGCTGTACCTCATGGATCCGCGCGTGCCGGACAAGACGGTGAAGGTCACGGGTGATGGCGTGCCGGGCGTGGAGTCATTGCACCCCATCTCCGGACGCAGCTTCGCGCTGACGAACGACAAGCTGGCCTTCATCGCCGAAATCACCGGGCGCGACGTCATCTACGTGCAGGACTACACGCACAAGTCGGAGCGGCGCGGCGCGGACGTGCTGGTGCGCCGCAACGCCATCCGGACCGGCATCGACCGGGAGGTGGGCCTGGTGGTCGACCTGAGCCTGGGCG is from Myxococcus virescens and encodes:
- a CDS encoding EAL domain-containing protein, with translation MSDTPTRSCGRCQTLPPIAEGAGRLFLWSPVGHSQGRLLSYLREARHEVQVRAEAQCVEVWVPEAALSSLASDLLAALTQEEARATRALFMPGAAEPGLGDYPRVGSLQRLVTRTRAGWLVDLLSEERLTTHFQPIVHARDTRCIFAHEALMRGLEPDGTLVLPGRMMQTAREADLLFQLDLAARTTAIRQAVRHGLDTHLFINFTPTAIYDATFCLRSTVEAIHAAGIPPERVVFEIIETDQTADAEHLRGIVDFYRKSGFQVALDDLGAGFSSLNLIHRLRPDIIKLDMELVRDVHLDPYKGSIVGKLLEIARTLGIRTVAEGIETHEELRWVRAHGVDFVQGYLIARPQSPPVGATPSFTD
- a CDS encoding LVIVD repeat-containing protein, coding for MKRLLALTSTLALATACGNDNPSVPKAECQVEAIDVSACQLSSLSAVQPEGIWNLNINLNDGSGAAAAMRLSGGGNNTQMLMGLAATERQSTPESFFLASEFQGANNVTMRFAVAGCSSSGPGQMSGIFRRCANGTADMKGTFEAIRLGRRAGEAEASGVELVGEVKLNEATATNVAVAHGHAYVTAGAKGLITFDLSDPSQPRQVRQYELSNDYYTDALVNGNTLYVASRRSGIAVFDITNPAIPVRLRSVPESVVEVNSLALDGNVLYAASPAPNAEVYVYDVATPAEPKQLKRYFVEGAEPLAGEVPLHVAAMGGRLYVSNWSFGMTVSDVTTPASPKLLGRFANGTSAATAVGMVGDRVYAFDAGEDWGAHLSVLDVSAPATVARTGEFRTRPEVSIRSVAFSGTKVYLAYGQDGLRIVDVSVPGSPQQVGYYNTWRETDAGHGVVFLEGLSKVHVPGDGFVYATDSSRGLLIFRETTE
- a CDS encoding tolB protein precursor protein — translated: MPSVNPRPLAAALLVVLFPGLALAQFYVVPRRPGKTAVNSYEFEWRHTDILVGPGATGLAEPPERTAHEQPPESPGGANPGAPTPSPDQGDTKAPPTGPPSESTGGTSEPQSQTGLPGSTPVVLGGATDAGVPPLTTGEDGGVPESGLAAVDGGAEDGGALAAADAGTTDSGALAAADAGTADGGTLAAGGTDGGEQDAGATYLMASDADDDGGTVLGGGQSVFAGADGGFNYTYAKSLGDKSGGVRFYFYERERMVAERAAPLIEEAYRYLVDQFKYVPTKTFPYILYSSYQEFLQTNLFAVSEGTLGLTSTGEDLKLTLPYLGDHRLFEEVSTHELAHQFTIQKVRTVAEQAKMFGDPLQAIPLWFIEGLAEFYAKRGMDPEAEMLVRDLLVNPDLFKGYAFLDFFSPGPYGYLWIYKVGQVRVSFLEEEYGAGFIQRVLEESPRLSGGSRDSPSLKFEELLERLTGDNPKRISARFENWLKRRAFKTYLASEQSAPALDLLDKAPGYTTAMASSPSGNVLGLRTIVPETGESRLYLMDPRVPDKTVKVTGDGVPGVESLHPISGRSFALTNDKLAFIAEITGRDVIYVQDYTHKSERRGADVLVRRNAIRTGIDREVGLVVDLSLGGRTAYRIDRHGLLAAYSPAFSPDGRWVAFIGINDAGLRDIYAIDLQAGPDAPPLQLTDDVFSEREVTWGPSGIVFTSDATSHRQFNLFRVRPDAPRQVERLTSEERDHTAPVALADGRLFFTAFNNSSSDLHELTKDGRIVRRTDLTTGVFEPGPGPDGSLWMLFHVSGERRPAVLRPPRMLSLDVPAEPPPEPPNPLAVRPLTDAQNYEPFTRQNLEFGPFFGFAGAGGGGFVGQLFAAASDRMKDHQFLLTLAVYGSFDLTDGYLLYVNDKSRTTWGGGIFQSLRFRVDRTFEGEEGAQNAFFTSGERFFGALGSVRYPLSTFLFVQGDLAIGGTRYFLDDYTEFELFFPERNAANRELLTAWNARNRAIRFQTELSGQIGYDSLKYHYATGPLSGSAAMLETTVGVQPFDNQAYGNVRVDAERYFPIYGRANIFIRGGLGTTLGGRYARSYFLSSFDTLRGVNFGDIQWLLGRHYVYSTLEAQLPLNDIIRVAFLSDLEAIAAIDAGGVGEGRDDLWNHRVVNGVVGFNLALGPLLLRLHFARPFDVGAAAGRPDPGWVTNFSLGIAGLNGFFDQANTGKSVGPSPTPMSPALMPSLGGGYTAPRR